The following are encoded together in the Lathyrus oleraceus cultivar Zhongwan6 chromosome 3, CAAS_Psat_ZW6_1.0, whole genome shotgun sequence genome:
- the LOC127131723 gene encoding uncharacterized protein LOC127131723: MVNKNQDADKVIHQIQCNDMAEDNNLAAMVERIMMRNGVNVGLHRPNYTSPLFEYILQSELPRRWKVPKFTKFFGDTNESNVKHVARYLIEAGEIANNENLRIRYFLSSLTKNAFTWFTMFPLNLIHDWYRLERLFHEQFYMGQSKNSLKELVNVKRKSSEPIDDYLNRFCLLKAICFTQVSEHELVEMAVGCLDYSIMKKLDTQYLRDMAQLADRVRQGERLKAEKDMANKNN, from the coding sequence ATGGTGAATAAGAACCAAGATGCTGACAAAGTCATACATCAGATTCAATGTAATGATATGGCGGAAGATAATAACctggcagccatggtcgaaagAATCATGATGCGAAATGGGGTGAATGTTGGCCTTCATAGGCCAAATTACACATCACCATTGTTTGAATATATTCTGCAATCAGAATTACCCCGTAGGTGGAAAGTCCCCAAGTTTACTAAGTTTTTTGGAGACACTAATGAGTCCAATGTCAAACATGTGGCAAGGTACCTAATTGAAGCAGGGGAAATTGCTAATAACGAGAACCTAAGGATAAGATACTTCCTAAGTTCCCTTACGAAGAATGCCTTTACGTGGTTCACCATGTTTCCATTGAATTTAATCCATGATTGGTATCGACTGGAAagattgttccatgaacaattctacatgggacagTCGAAGAACAGTTTGAAGGAATTGGTCAATGTTAAACGAAAATCCTCTGAGCCAATAGATGATTATTTGAATAGATTCTGTTTGCTTAAGGCCATCTGTTTTACACAAGTGTCTGAGCATGAATTGGTCGAAATGGCTGTTGGTTGCCTTGATTATTCCATTATGAAGAAACTGGATACCCAATATCTAAGGGACATGGCCCAATTGGCTGACAGAGTTCGACAGGGAGAACGCCTGAAGGCTGAAAAAGATATGGCAAATAAGAATAACTGA